In one window of Campylobacter hepaticus DNA:
- the serC gene encoding phosphoserine transaminase: MRKINFSAGPSTLPLEILKQAQEQLCDYQGKGYSIMEISHRTKVFEEVHFGAQEKAKRLYGLNEDYEVLFLQGGASLQFAMIPMNLALNGICEYANTGIWTNKAIKEAQILGIKVKIVASSQENNFNHIPDVEFSDNADYAYICSNNTIYGTQYQNYPKTKAPLIVDASSDFFSKKVDFSNIAFFYGGVQKNAGISGLSCIFIRKDMLERSQNKKIPSMLSYAIHAQNNSLFNTPPTFAIYMFNLEMDWLLNQGGLDKVYENNFKKANILYNCIDSSEGFYQGHAKKKDRSLMNVSFNIPINTDLESVFIDEAQKEGMIGLKGHRILGGIRASIYNALNLDQVEILCEFMKKFQEKYA, translated from the coding sequence ATGAGAAAAATTAATTTTAGCGCTGGACCATCAACTTTACCTTTAGAAATTTTAAAACAAGCCCAAGAGCAATTGTGTGATTATCAAGGAAAAGGTTATTCTATTATGGAAATTTCACACCGAACCAAGGTGTTTGAAGAAGTACATTTTGGCGCGCAAGAAAAAGCTAAAAGACTCTATGGCTTAAATGAGGATTATGAGGTCTTGTTTTTACAAGGTGGGGCAAGTTTACAATTTGCTATGATTCCTATGAATTTAGCTTTAAATGGAATTTGTGAATATGCTAATACTGGAATTTGGACAAATAAAGCAATTAAAGAAGCTCAGATTTTGGGTATAAAAGTAAAAATTGTTGCAAGTAGTCAAGAAAATAATTTTAATCATATTCCTGATGTAGAATTTAGTGATAATGCCGATTATGCTTATATTTGTTCTAATAATACTATTTATGGTACACAATATCAAAATTATCCTAAAACTAAAGCCCCTTTAATCGTTGATGCTTCAAGTGATTTTTTTTCTAAAAAGGTAGATTTTTCCAATATAGCTTTTTTTTATGGAGGAGTACAAAAAAATGCAGGGATATCAGGTTTAAGTTGTATTTTTATCCGTAAAGATATGTTAGAAAGATCACAGAATAAAAAAATTCCTAGTATGTTAAGTTATGCTATTCATGCACAAAATAATTCTTTGTTTAATACGCCTCCAACTTTTGCCATTTATATGTTTAATCTTGAAATGGATTGGCTTTTAAATCAAGGTGGGCTTGATAAGGTGTATGAAAATAATTTTAAAAAAGCTAATATACTTTATAATTGTATTGATAGTAGTGAAGGTTTTTATCAAGGACATGCTAAGAAAAAAGATAGATCTTTAATGAATGTGAGTTTTAATATTCCTATAAATACAGATTTAGAATCTGTATTTATAGATGAAGCTCAAAAAGAGGGCATGATAGGTCTTAAAGGACATAGAATTTTAGGTGGGATTCGTGCAAGTATTTATAATGCTTTAAATTTAGACCAAGTAGAAATATTATGTGAATTTATGAAAAAATTTCAAGAAAAATATGCATAA
- a CDS encoding Bug family tripartite tricarboxylate transporter substrate binding protein has translation MKLKIFCSILAFSTILSFAQEPKRPECIAPAQPGGGFDLTCKLIQVGMLDTKIISTPIRVTYMPGGVGVVAYNTMVNNRSKDGNVVVAFSSGTLLNIATGKHGKYNENDVKWLASAGVDYGMIAVKADSPYKNLEDLIKALQKDPNSISIGAGGSIGGQDWMQTALLAKAINVDVKKIRYVAFEGGGDALTSLLGNHIDVISAGVAELIPQIKTKTIRVLAIFSPKRLPGILADIPTAKELGYEVEWPTLRAYYMGSKVSNEAYNWWLNAFEKFQKTQEYKDQLNQRSLFEFNKNGKDLEDFVKKQTEQYRTLAKEFKLIK, from the coding sequence ATGAAATTAAAAATTTTTTGCTCTATTTTAGCTTTTAGCACTATATTAAGTTTTGCTCAAGAACCAAAACGTCCTGAATGCATTGCTCCAGCTCAACCTGGAGGTGGATTTGATTTAACATGTAAACTCATTCAAGTTGGTATGCTTGATACTAAAATTATCTCAACTCCTATAAGAGTCACTTATATGCCTGGTGGAGTAGGTGTTGTAGCTTATAATACCATGGTTAATAATAGATCTAAAGATGGTAATGTAGTAGTGGCTTTTTCAAGTGGAACCTTACTTAATATAGCTACAGGAAAACATGGAAAATACAATGAAAATGATGTTAAATGGCTTGCTTCAGCAGGCGTAGATTATGGTATGATAGCCGTAAAAGCAGATTCTCCTTATAAAAATCTAGAAGATTTAATAAAAGCTTTACAAAAAGATCCCAACTCTATTAGTATAGGTGCTGGAGGATCTATAGGAGGACAAGATTGGATGCAAACAGCTTTGCTTGCAAAAGCCATTAATGTTGATGTGAAAAAAATACGTTATGTAGCCTTTGAAGGAGGAGGTGATGCTTTAACTTCACTCTTAGGAAATCACATTGATGTCATTAGTGCAGGTGTAGCTGAACTCATACCTCAAATTAAAACAAAAACTATTAGAGTTTTAGCAATTTTTTCTCCAAAAAGGCTTCCTGGAATTCTAGCTGATATTCCAACTGCTAAAGAACTAGGTTATGAAGTAGAATGGCCTACACTTAGAGCTTATTATATGGGATCAAAAGTTTCTAATGAAGCTTATAATTGGTGGCTTAATGCATTTGAAAAATTCCAAAAAACTCAAGAATACAAAGATCAACTTAATCAAAGATCCTTATTTGAATTTAACAAAAATGGTAAAGATTTAGAAGATTTTGTTAAAAAACAAACTGAACAATATAGAACATTAGCCAAAGAATTTAAGCTTATAAAATGA
- a CDS encoding tripartite tricarboxylate transporter TctB family protein — MKTISSIKIIAGILLIISLIGIYKGLSIHSDFNYEPLGPRAFPIGILILISFFSLFLIFISKNNGLKWGDFIFWKKFIILTLALLLYAIFFELLGFMLCTFLLIFIMTLLFKTTLPKACIFSILSSIILYYFFDNVLQITLPFGFIFNHFN; from the coding sequence ATGAAAACGATTTCAAGTATAAAAATTATTGCAGGGATCTTGCTCATTATTAGTTTAATTGGAATTTATAAAGGTTTAAGTATACATTCAGATTTTAATTATGAACCCCTAGGACCTCGTGCTTTTCCGATAGGAATTTTAATTCTTATCTCCTTTTTCTCTTTATTTTTAATTTTTATTTCTAAAAATAATGGGCTTAAATGGGGTGATTTCATTTTTTGGAAAAAATTTATTATTTTAACTTTAGCCCTTTTACTCTATGCCATTTTTTTTGAACTCTTAGGCTTTATGCTTTGTACATTTTTACTAATATTTATCATGACTTTGCTTTTTAAAACAACCTTGCCTAAAGCTTGTATTTTTTCTATATTAAGTAGCATTATTCTATATTATTTTTTTGATAATGTATTACAAATTACTTTGCCATTTGGCTTTATCTTTAATCATTTTAATTAA
- the dxs gene encoding 1-deoxy-D-xylulose-5-phosphate synthase gives MNKKFAHTKEELEKLSLKELEDLAVLIREKIIQVVSQNGGHLSSNLGAVELSIAMHLIFDANKDPFIFDVSHQSYTHKLLSGKEDIFHSLRQINGLSGYTKPSEGDYFVAGHSSTSISLALGACKAIALKKQKRTPIVLIGDGALSAGMVYEALNELGDSKFPCVILLNDNEMSISKPIGAISKYLSQAMATQFYQNFKKRIAKMLDVLPNSATYIAKRFEESFKLITPGLLFEELGLEYIGPIDGHNLAEIIVALKQAKAMQKPCVVHAQTIKGKGYILAEGKHAKWHGVGAFDIDSGESIKNIDIKKSATEIFSQNLLNLALKYENIVGVTAAMPSGTGLDKLIDKYPNRFWDVAIAEQHAVTSMAAMAKEGFKPFVAIYSTFLQRAYDQIIHDCAIMNLSIVFAIDRAGIVGEDGETHQGVFDVSFLAPLPNFTLLAPRDEQMMQKIMEYSYLHKGPIAFRYPRGSFILDKEFNSCEIEFAKAQWLVKNDSKIVFLGYGQGVGKAWQVLKSLQAIGKDANLIDLIFIKPLDEELLSYLAKKSEIWFVFSENAKIGGVGSLINNFLQKYDFQIKLISFEYEDCFIEHGKSSEVEKILHKDTNSLFDEVLKIL, from the coding sequence ATGAATAAAAAATTTGCCCACACTAAAGAAGAATTAGAAAAATTAAGTTTAAAAGAATTAGAAGATCTTGCTGTTTTAATACGTGAAAAAATTATACAAGTAGTCAGTCAAAATGGTGGACATTTAAGTTCAAATTTAGGTGCTGTTGAGCTTAGTATAGCAATGCATTTGATTTTTGATGCTAATAAGGATCCTTTTATTTTTGATGTATCTCACCAATCTTATACACATAAACTTTTAAGTGGAAAAGAAGATATTTTTCATTCTTTAAGACAAATTAATGGTTTAAGTGGTTATACAAAACCTAGTGAAGGAGATTATTTTGTTGCTGGACATTCAAGCACTTCTATTTCTTTGGCACTTGGTGCGTGTAAGGCTATTGCTTTAAAAAAACAAAAGCGCACTCCTATAGTTTTAATAGGTGATGGGGCTTTGAGTGCAGGAATGGTTTATGAGGCTTTAAATGAATTAGGTGATTCTAAATTTCCTTGTGTAATCCTTTTAAATGATAATGAAATGAGTATTTCAAAACCTATAGGTGCCATTTCAAAATATCTTTCTCAAGCTATGGCAACACAGTTTTATCAAAATTTTAAAAAGCGTATAGCAAAGATGCTTGATGTGTTACCTAATAGTGCTACTTATATAGCAAAACGTTTTGAAGAAAGTTTTAAACTTATTACTCCTGGACTTTTATTTGAAGAATTAGGTTTAGAATATATTGGCCCTATTGATGGCCATAATTTAGCTGAAATTATTGTGGCTTTAAAACAAGCTAAAGCTATGCAAAAACCTTGTGTAGTACATGCTCAAACTATTAAGGGTAAGGGTTATATTTTAGCAGAGGGAAAGCATGCAAAATGGCATGGAGTAGGAGCTTTTGATATAGATAGCGGAGAAAGTATTAAAAATATTGATATTAAAAAATCAGCTACTGAAATTTTTTCTCAAAATTTATTGAATTTGGCTTTAAAATATGAAAATATTGTTGGAGTCACTGCTGCTATGCCAAGTGGGACTGGGCTTGATAAGCTTATAGATAAGTATCCTAATCGTTTTTGGGATGTAGCTATTGCAGAACAACATGCTGTTACTTCTATGGCTGCTATGGCAAAAGAAGGGTTTAAGCCTTTTGTAGCTATTTATAGTACTTTTTTACAACGTGCTTATGATCAGATCATTCATGATTGTGCGATTATGAATTTAAGTATTGTTTTTGCTATAGATAGAGCAGGAATAGTTGGTGAAGATGGAGAAACACATCAAGGTGTTTTTGATGTTAGTTTTTTAGCGCCTTTGCCTAATTTCACTCTTTTGGCTCCTAGAGATGAACAAATGATGCAAAAAATAATGGAATACTCTTATTTGCATAAAGGACCTATAGCTTTTCGTTATCCTAGGGGAAGTTTTATTTTGGATAAAGAATTTAATTCTTGCGAAATAGAGTTTGCTAAAGCTCAGTGGCTTGTTAAAAATGATAGCAAGATTGTTTTCCTAGGTTATGGTCAAGGGGTAGGTAAAGCATGGCAGGTTTTAAAATCTTTGCAAGCAATAGGAAAAGATGCGAATTTAATTGATCTGATTTTTATAAAACCTTTGGATGAGGAATTATTGTCTTATCTTGCTAAAAAAAGTGAAATTTGGTTTGTTTTTAGTGAAAATGCTAAAATTGGAGGTGTGGGAAGTTTGATCAATAATTTTTTGCAAAAATATGATTTTCAAATTAAACTTATCAGTTTTGAATATGAAGATTGTTTTATTGAACACGGTAAAAGTAGCGAAGTAGAAAAAATTTTGCATAAAGATACTAATAGTTTATTTGATGAAGTCTTAAAAATTTTATAA
- a CDS encoding tripartite tricarboxylate transporter permease, with translation MDTWMYLMQGFNIALDPYNILIALIGCFIGTIVGMLPGLGPINGVAILLPLAFGMNLPAESAIILLATVYMGCEYGGRISSILLGIPGDAAAIMTTLDGHPLAKKGLAGKALSISALSSFIGSFIAICGIILFAPLIAQWSLKFGPAEYFALIIFGLASLGSMLAQKPIRSFLSALIGLFLTTIGIDGNTGVYRFTFDNPHLYDGISFIILVIGLFSVSEIFFILENTRTSQNIINKTGKILVNLKEFFLCFSAIIRSSILGFFVGVLPGAGATIASAITYMSEKKIAGIKGKFGQGDLKGVAAPEAANNASACGSFIPMLTLGLPGSGTTAVMMGALTLYNITPGPTMFSEQANIVWGLIASLLFANVVLLLMNLPLIRIFVKILSIPMWSLAPIIIIVSIIGIYSINSTSFDIILILIIGILAYILRKLEFPMAPLILGFVLGEQLETNLRRALSISNGDLSILWSGSIAPILLVGAILIIILPLLIKKLRKSKI, from the coding sequence ATGGATACTTGGATGTATTTAATGCAAGGATTTAATATAGCTTTAGATCCTTACAATATTTTAATAGCATTAATAGGCTGTTTTATAGGCACTATAGTAGGTATGCTTCCAGGACTTGGACCTATTAATGGAGTAGCTATTTTACTCCCTCTAGCTTTTGGAATGAACTTACCTGCAGAATCTGCCATTATTTTACTTGCAACAGTTTATATGGGTTGTGAATATGGAGGCAGAATTTCTTCTATACTTCTTGGAATACCAGGAGATGCAGCAGCCATTATGACTACTTTAGATGGGCATCCTTTAGCTAAAAAAGGCTTAGCAGGAAAAGCCTTAAGCATCTCAGCACTTAGTTCTTTTATTGGTTCTTTTATAGCAATTTGTGGTATTATACTTTTTGCTCCACTGATTGCACAGTGGTCTTTAAAATTTGGACCTGCTGAATATTTTGCTCTTATTATTTTTGGTTTAGCAAGTTTAGGAAGCATGTTAGCTCAAAAACCCATAAGATCTTTTCTCTCAGCCTTAATAGGTCTTTTTTTAACCACCATAGGTATAGATGGAAATACAGGTGTTTATCGCTTTACCTTTGACAATCCTCATTTATATGATGGAATTTCTTTTATTATTTTAGTTATAGGTCTTTTTTCTGTTAGTGAAATTTTTTTCATATTAGAAAATACTCGTACAAGTCAAAATATTATTAATAAAACAGGTAAAATTTTAGTTAATCTTAAAGAATTTTTTCTTTGTTTTTCAGCCATTATAAGATCTTCTATCTTAGGATTTTTTGTAGGAGTTTTACCAGGCGCTGGAGCAACTATAGCTAGTGCTATTACTTATATGAGTGAGAAAAAAATAGCTGGCATAAAAGGCAAATTTGGACAAGGAGATTTAAAAGGTGTTGCAGCCCCTGAAGCAGCTAATAATGCCTCAGCTTGCGGATCTTTTATCCCTATGCTCACACTTGGACTTCCAGGTTCAGGAACAACTGCAGTAATGATGGGAGCATTAACACTTTATAATATCACCCCAGGTCCTACAATGTTTAGCGAACAAGCAAATATAGTATGGGGGCTTATAGCTTCTTTATTATTTGCTAATGTAGTTTTACTTTTGATGAATTTACCCCTAATTAGAATTTTTGTTAAAATTTTAAGTATACCTATGTGGAGTTTAGCCCCTATTATAATTATTGTTTCAATTATAGGAATTTATTCTATTAATAGCACAAGCTTTGATATAATTTTAATCTTAATCATAGGTATCCTAGCTTATATTTTAAGAAAACTTGAATTTCCAATGGCTCCTCTTATACTTGGTTTTGTATTAGGAGAACAATTAGAAACCAATCTAAGAAGAGCATTATCTATTAGCAATGGAGATTTATCAATACTTTGGAGTGGATCTATAGCTCCTATTTTACTTGTAGGGGCTATATTAATTATAATATTACCACTTTTAATAAAAAAATTAAGAAAATCTAAGATTTAG
- the ubiE gene encoding bifunctional demethylmenaquinone methyltransferase/2-methoxy-6-polyprenyl-1,4-benzoquinol methylase UbiE codes for MQKQDKIINMFNEIAPTYDKTNRILSFGVDVSWRKFACKRVLKLCEKDDIVILDVACGTGDMINIWQNSAKKLNKNILNLKGVDPSKGMLNIAKQKFPNIDFIKAQAQELPLQNESTDIISISYGIRNVVERKKALSEFSRVLKQNGIFLILEFVKRENDGFIGFCRDFYLKNILPNLGAIISKNKSAYEYLPNSIESFLSKDEMIIELEQAGFKMLEFKSFSFGVSSMFIAKKI; via the coding sequence ATGCAAAAGCAAGATAAAATTATAAATATGTTTAATGAAATAGCTCCAACTTATGATAAAACTAATAGAATTTTAAGTTTTGGTGTTGATGTAAGTTGGCGCAAATTCGCTTGTAAAAGAGTTTTAAAGCTTTGTGAAAAAGATGATATAGTTATACTGGATGTGGCTTGTGGAACAGGAGATATGATAAATATTTGGCAAAATAGTGCTAAAAAATTAAACAAAAATATACTCAATCTCAAAGGTGTTGATCCAAGTAAAGGTATGTTAAATATAGCAAAACAAAAATTTCCAAATATTGATTTTATAAAAGCTCAAGCACAAGAATTACCTTTACAAAATGAAAGCACTGATATTATAAGTATAAGTTATGGAATACGTAATGTGGTAGAGAGAAAAAAAGCTTTAAGTGAGTTTTCACGAGTGCTTAAACAAAATGGAATTTTTTTAATTTTAGAATTTGTTAAAAGAGAAAATGATGGTTTTATAGGGTTTTGCAGGGATTTTTATCTTAAAAATATTTTGCCAAATTTAGGTGCAATTATAAGTAAAAATAAAAGTGCTTATGAATATTTACCTAATTCCATAGAAAGTTTTTTGAGTAAAGATGAAATGATTATTGAGTTAGAACAAGCAGGTTTTAAGATGCTTGAATTTAAAAGTTTTAGTTTTGGTGTGAGCTCTATGTTTATAGCTAAGAAAATCTAA
- the xseA gene encoding exodeoxyribonuclease VII large subunit — translation MNVSELNLKAKALLETHFDDIVLSGELSKITMHGSGHWYFDLKDEKSSIACAMFKNANLKVDFKPKLGDFLELIGSVSLYVESGRYQFIANSMKKAGFGDLEAQFLALKERLQKEGLFDTCFKKKLPKFPKKVGIITSKTSAALQDMLKLINQKEYFLAKIYVFNALTQGNQAPSSLIKALQRADTMDLDLIVIARGGGSREDLFCFNDENLAREIFKANTPIISAIGHEIDYVISDFVADYRAPTPSAAIDILFFSKLNLEQNLDLLEEKLLQCLQNKIQNCNHMLLNLNKIFKANSLPKILDEKIKQSYAIEKQFYNLIINQLSFNKLKLEKLQNAYLQHENFFNKSKKFVCVKKDNKIISLEELKADDMIILTSQTSQKEAKIL, via the coding sequence ATGAATGTAAGTGAATTAAATTTAAAAGCTAAGGCTTTATTGGAGACGCATTTTGATGATATTGTTTTAAGCGGAGAACTTTCAAAAATTACTATGCATGGTTCAGGACATTGGTATTTTGATTTAAAGGATGAAAAATCTAGCATAGCTTGTGCTATGTTTAAAAATGCTAATTTAAAAGTGGATTTTAAACCAAAGCTTGGTGATTTTTTAGAACTTATTGGAAGTGTAAGTTTATATGTTGAAAGTGGACGTTATCAATTTATCGCAAATAGCATGAAAAAAGCAGGATTTGGAGATTTAGAGGCACAATTTTTAGCTTTAAAAGAACGTTTGCAAAAAGAAGGACTTTTTGATACATGTTTTAAAAAGAAATTGCCAAAATTTCCTAAAAAAGTGGGTATTATTACTTCAAAAACTTCAGCAGCTTTGCAAGATATGTTAAAACTTATTAATCAAAAAGAATATTTTTTAGCTAAAATTTATGTTTTTAATGCTTTAACTCAGGGAAATCAAGCACCTTCTTCTCTTATAAAAGCTTTACAAAGAGCTGATACTATGGATTTAGATCTTATTGTTATTGCACGTGGTGGAGGGAGTAGAGAGGATCTTTTTTGTTTTAATGATGAAAACTTAGCAAGAGAAATTTTTAAAGCTAATACTCCTATTATTTCAGCAATTGGACATGAGATTGATTATGTAATTAGCGATTTTGTTGCAGATTATAGAGCTCCAACACCTTCTGCAGCTATTGATATTTTGTTTTTTTCAAAGTTAAATTTAGAACAAAATTTAGATTTATTAGAAGAAAAATTATTACAATGTTTGCAAAATAAAATACAAAATTGTAATCATATGCTTTTAAATTTAAATAAAATTTTTAAAGCTAATTCTTTGCCTAAAATATTAGATGAAAAAATAAAACAAAGTTATGCTATAGAGAAACAATTTTATAATTTAATCATAAATCAGTTGAGTTTTAATAAATTAAAATTAGAAAAATTGCAAAATGCTTATTTGCAGCATGAAAATTTCTTTAATAAAAGTAAAAAATTTGTTTGTGTTAAAAAAGATAATAAAATAATAAGTTTAGAAGAACTTAAAGCTGATGATATGATAATTTTAACTTCTCAAACTTCTCAAAAAGAAGCAAAAATTTTATAA
- the fliH gene encoding flagellar assembly protein FliH, whose translation MINRSNVISGGNSNQHVVEGYRFKVISEFDNHVVEHHLQNSNEENDKRTHEDVVQENQSIVSTQTIQESQIQTFQPNFVEDLLKKTDEMSSNIIKLQMQIESQENEFNNRLNSELENAKEKFTKEGFDKAKEEFQKELDELKDKYLKSIAKLDDACANLEIFIEKNEKELAQTAIDIAKEVILKELELDSQKIAYALAKDLISELKGASAIELKINAQDYEYLKEQFSQDTHIKVSLDDAISKGSVVIISDAGNIESNLNSRLMKIKKMVNNE comes from the coding sequence ATGATTAATCGTAGTAATGTTATTTCAGGTGGAAATTCTAATCAACATGTTGTAGAAGGGTATCGTTTTAAAGTTATTTCTGAATTTGATAATCATGTAGTAGAGCATCATCTCCAAAATTCAAATGAGGAGAATGATAAAAGAACTCATGAAGATGTAGTTCAAGAAAATCAAAGTATAGTCTCTACACAAACTATACAAGAATCACAAATTCAGACATTTCAGCCAAATTTTGTTGAAGATTTACTTAAAAAAACTGATGAAATGTCAAGTAATATTATTAAACTTCAAATGCAAATTGAAAGTCAAGAAAATGAATTTAATAATCGTTTAAATTCAGAACTTGAAAATGCTAAAGAGAAATTCACTAAAGAAGGTTTTGATAAGGCAAAAGAGGAATTTCAAAAAGAATTAGATGAACTTAAAGATAAGTATTTAAAAAGTATAGCAAAACTTGATGATGCTTGTGCTAATTTAGAAATTTTTATAGAGAAAAATGAAAAAGAATTAGCTCAAACAGCTATAGATATTGCCAAAGAGGTGATCTTAAAGGAGTTAGAGCTTGATTCTCAAAAAATAGCTTATGCTTTAGCTAAAGATTTAATTAGTGAGCTTAAAGGTGCTAGTGCTATTGAACTTAAGATTAATGCTCAAGATTATGAGTATTTAAAAGAGCAATTTAGTCAAGATACTCATATTAAAGTCAGTCTTGATGATGCTATTAGTAAAGGCAGTGTTGTTATTATTAGTGATGCGGGTAATATAGAATCTAATCTTAACTCCCGTTTGATGAAAATTAAAAAAATGGTCAATAATGAATAA
- the perR gene encoding peroxide-responsive transcriptional repressor PerR, translating into MELLEMLRKHELKATPQRLCVLKILKRHEHPNIDELYAEIKKEYPSISLATVYKNLNTLQEQGLVVEINVLNQKTCYDIYEEKHIHVVCSKCGNINDLNFQDVKLDEYQEYLEKKLGNLINHLSVCAYVHRCKECS; encoded by the coding sequence ATGGAATTGTTAGAAATGCTTAGAAAACATGAATTAAAGGCTACTCCACAGAGGCTTTGCGTTTTAAAAATCTTAAAAAGGCATGAACATCCTAATATTGATGAATTGTATGCAGAAATTAAAAAAGAGTATCCTTCAATTTCTTTAGCCACAGTTTACAAAAATCTTAACACCTTGCAAGAACAAGGTTTGGTTGTTGAAATTAATGTTTTAAATCAAAAAACTTGTTATGATATTTATGAAGAGAAACATATTCATGTTGTTTGTTCTAAATGTGGTAATATAAATGATTTAAATTTTCAAGATGTGAAACTTGATGAATATCAAGAATATTTAGAAAAAAAATTAGGCAATTTGATTAACCATTTATCAGTTTGTGCTTATGTTCACAGGTGTAAAGAATGTTCTTAA